The following are encoded together in the Daucus carota subsp. sativus chromosome 5, DH1 v3.0, whole genome shotgun sequence genome:
- the LOC108221173 gene encoding zinc finger CCCH domain-containing protein 67: MAIQRGMNEYYPHYIYNGSSNYGFNGWFDQSEPSPMEGGFPLSGYVPMEDTMPSWSFGPTVNEIGQVDPYMYQAAPVSPYSEWSGNQVPVGQNKERSESIPPTFSMKAAAASAKPFHPNKERVPPKQEENLNDGGLPLRSDMEVCPFYGHYGVCKEGPACRFKHPKNLGKTVPPAGSEEAPVSADGIQEAHQVPPSGFHQAHQPQLPDLNSTQDKN; this comes from the exons ATGGCAATTCAACGG GGAATGAATGAATATTATCCTCACTACATATATAATGGTTCAAGCAATTATGGTTTTAATGGTTGGTTTGATCAATCGGAACCATCTCCCATGGAAGGAGGATTCCCTCTTTCTGGATATGTACCTATGGAAGATACTATGCCAAGCTGGTCATTTGGACCAACAGTAAACGAAATTGGTCAGGTTGACCCCTACATGTATCAAGCAGCTCCAGTTTCTCCTTACTCTGAATGGAGTGGAAATCAG GTTCCTGTTGGGCAAAACAAAGAAAGGAGCGAGTCAATTCCTCCTACCTTTTCCATGAAAGCTGCAGCAGCTTCTGCAAAGCCCTTCCACCCAAACAAAGAAAGAGTGCCTCCAAAACAAGAAGAGAATCTAAATGACGGAGGCTTGCCTCTAAGATCT GATATGGAGGTCTGTCCATTCTATGGTCACTACGGAGTTTGCAAGGAGGGGCCAGCATGCCGTTTCAAACATCCAAAAAATCTGGGCAAGACTGTTCCTCCTGCTGGATCTGAAGAGGCTCCGGTCTCTGCTGATGGAATTCAGGAAGCTCATCAGGTGCCTCCTTCTGGATTCCACCAAGCTCACCAACCCCAGCTTCCCGATCTGAACAGTACTCAAGATAAAaactga
- the LOC135152670 gene encoding zinc finger CCCH domain-containing protein 34-like, whose protein sequence is MEGSSNQHSRNQPKVLCFGTINFSDYQGLEVPAGSNNTDSLSQEVQNSAMKDPVHGKKLNAEGGPMVLKDGEHGNQKYPIRPEVDNCFYFMYYGRCKFGLNCRYNHPYDQVAQYLTPEASLDETVVAPAFEFNIPGMAIQQGMNEYYPHYIYNGSSNYGFNGWFDQSEPSPMEGGFPLSGYVPMEDTMPSWSFGPTVNEIGQVDPYMYQAAPISPYSEWSGNHVSN, encoded by the exons ATGGAGGGAAGTAGCAACCAGCATTCTCGGAACCAACCCAAAGTCTTGTGTTTTGGAACAATTAATTTTAGTGATTATCAGGGACTTGAAGTGCCTGCAGGTTCCAATAATACTGATTCTTTGAGCCAAGAGGTTCAGAACTCAGCTATGAAAGATCCGGTACATGGAAAGAAGCTGAATGCCGAAGGAGGTCCTATGGTTTTGAAAGATGGAGAGCATGGGAACCAGAAGTACCCCATAAGGCCAGAGGTGGATAATTGCTTCTATTTTATGTATTATGGTCGGTGCAAGTTTGGATTAAATTGCAGATATAACCATCCATACGATCAGGTGGCCCag TATCTAACACCTGAAGCCTCTCTGGATGAAACTGTCGTGGCTCCGgctttcgaatttaatattccTGGCATGGCAATTCAACAG GGAATGAATGAATATTATCCTCACTACATATATAATGGTTCAAGCAATTATGGTTTTAATGGTTGGTTTGATCAATCGGAACCATCTCCCATGGAAGGAGGATTCCCTCTTTCTGGATATGTACCTATGGAAGATACTATGCCAAGCTGGTCATTTGGACCAACAGTAAACGAAATTGGTCAGGTTGACCCCTACATGTATCAAGCAGCTCCAATTTCTCCTTACTCTGAATGGAGTGGAAATCATGTATCTAATTAG
- the LOC135152671 gene encoding zinc finger CCCH domain-containing protein 43-like, whose translation MPCFHDKLVPTRLVAPRSPVMYLTPEASLDETVVAPAFEFNIPGMAIQQGMNEYYPHYIYNGSSNYGFNGWFDQSEPSPMEGGFPLSGYVPMEDTMPSWSFGPTVNEIGQVDPYMYQAAPVSPYSEWSGNQVPVWQNKERCESIPPTFSMKAAAASAKPFYPNQERVPPKQEENLNDGGLPLRSDMEVCPFYGHYGVCKEGPACTFKHPTNLGKTVPPAGSEEAPVSADGIQEARVPPSGSQQAHQPQLPDLNSTQDKN comes from the exons ATGCCTT GTTTCCATGATAAACTTGTGCCGACAAGACTTGTTGCGCCCAGATCTCCAGTTatg TATCTAACACCTGAAGCCTCTCTGGATGAAACTGTCGTGGCTCCGgctttcgaatttaatattccTGGCATGGCAATTCAACAG GGAATGAATGAATATTATCCTCACTACATATATAATGGTTCAAGCAATTATGGTTTTAATGGTTGGTTTGATCAGTCGGAACCATCTCCCATGGAAGGAGGATTCCCTCTTTCTGGATATGTACCTATGGAAGATACTATGCCAAGCTGGTCATTTGGACCAACAGTAAACGAAATTGGTCAGGTTGACCCCTACATGTATCAAGCAGCTCCAGTTTCTCCTTACTCTGAATGGAGTGGAAATCAG GTTCCTGTTTGGCAAAACAAAGAAAGGTGCGAGTCAATTCCTCCTACCTTTTCCATGAAAGCTGCAGCAGCTTCTGCAAAGCCCTTCTACCCAAACCAAGAAAGAGTGCCTCCAAAACAAGAAGAGAATCTAAATGACGGAGGCTTGCCTCTAAGATCT GATATGGAGGTCTGTCCATTCTATGGTCACTACGGGGTTTGCAAGGAGGGGCCAGCATGCACTTTCAAACATCCAACAAATCTGGGCAAGACTGTTCCTCCAGCTGGATCTGAAGAGGCTCCGGTCTCTGCTGATGGAATTCAAGAAGCTCGGGTTCCTCCTTCTGGATCCCAACAAGCTCACCAACCCCAGCTTCCGGATCTGAACAGTACTCAAGATAAAAactga
- the LOC108221174 gene encoding zinc finger CCCH domain-containing protein 34-like, with protein sequence MEGSSNQHSRNQPKVLCFGTINFSDYQGLEVPAGSKNTDSLSQEVQNSAMKDPVHGKKLNAEGRPMVLKDGEHGNEKYPIRPEVDNCFYFMYYGRCKFGLNCRYNHPYDQVAQYLTPEASLDETVVAPAFEFNIPGMAIQQGMNEYYPHYIYNGSSNYGFNGWFDQSEPSPMEGGFPLSGYVPMEDTMPSWSFGPTVNEIGQVDPYMYQAAPVSPYSEWSGNQVPVWQNKERCESIPPTFSMKAAAASAKPFYPNQERVPPKQEENLNDGGLPLRSDMEVCPFYGHYGVCKEGPACTFKHPTNLGKTVPPAGSEEAPVSADGIQEARVPPSGSQQAHQPQLPDLNSTQDKN encoded by the exons ATGGAGGGAAGTAGCAACCAGCATTCTCGGAACCAACCCAAAGTCTTGTGTTTTGGAACAATTAATTTTAGTGATTATCAGGGACTTGAAGTGCCTGCAGGTTCCAAGAATACTGATTCTTTGAGCCAAGAGGTTCAGAACTCAGCTATGAAGGATCCGGTACATGGAAAGAAGCTGAATGCCGAAGGACGTCCTATGGTTTTGAAAGATGGAGAGCATGGGAACGAGAAGTACCCCATAAGGCCAGAGGTGGATAATTGCTTCTATTTTATGTATTATGGTCGGTGCAAGTTTGGATTAAATTGCAGATATAACCATCCATACGATCAGGTGGCCCag TATCTAACACCTGAAGCCTCTCTGGATGAAACTGTCGTGGCTCCGgctttcgaatttaatattccTGGCATGGCAATTCAACAG GGAATGAATGAATATTATCCTCACTACATATATAATGGTTCAAGCAATTATGGTTTTAATGGTTGGTTTGATCAGTCGGAACCATCTCCCATGGAAGGAGGATTCCCTCTTTCTGGATATGTACCTATGGAAGATACTATGCCAAGCTGGTCATTTGGACCAACAGTAAACGAAATTGGTCAGGTTGACCCCTACATGTATCAAGCAGCTCCAGTTTCTCCTTACTCTGAATGGAGTGGAAATCAG GTTCCTGTTTGGCAAAACAAAGAAAGGTGCGAGTCAATTCCTCCTACCTTTTCCATGAAAGCTGCAGCAGCTTCTGCAAAGCCCTTCTACCCAAACCAAGAAAGAGTGCCTCCAAAACAAGAAGAGAATCTAAATGACGGAGGCTTGCCTCTAAGATCT GATATGGAGGTCTGTCCATTCTATGGTCACTACGGGGTTTGCAAGGAGGGGCCAGCATGCACTTTCAAACATCCAACAAATCTGGGCAAGACTGTTCCTCCAGCTGGATCTGAAGAGGCTCCGGTCTCTGCTGATGGAATTCAAGAAGCTCGGGTTCCTCCTTCTGGATCCCAACAAGCTCACCAACCCCAGCTTCCGGATCTGAACAGTACTCAAGATAAAAactga